The following DNA comes from Nitrospirota bacterium.
TTACTGAAGATCAGCTGAAGCAGGCCCTTAACGCCCAGAAAAGGGAAGGTGGAAGGCTTGGGACGAATCTGGTAAAACTGGGCTTCATTACTGAAGAAAAACTCGTTGCTTTTTTGAGCAAACAGTATGGTGTTCCCGCGATAAACCTTTCTGATTACAAGATCGATTCTGCAGTGCTGAAACTGGTTCCCGCTGATATGGCAAAGAAGTACCTGATCATGCCTGTGGCAAGGGTCGGAGCAACGCTCACCATTGCAATGGCTGACCCGTCAAATGTGTTTGCGATCGACGATGTAAAGTTCATGACCGGCTACAATGTCGAGGTCGTTGTCTCGAGCGAGAGCGCGATCATAGGCGGCATCACGACCTGCTATCTCGGCAAGGGTGAGAATGTCCTTGCAACTTCCGGTGCTTCGCAGAAGGCGGCTGCTACCACAAATGCAATTCTTCAGGCAAAGGATTATACCTTCACCGAAGCCGATCTGGCTGCCGGGGCTGATTTTGGGGGCACGGACGATGGCCCGCAGGTCAGCGTTGAGGATTTCGATTCGATCGTCGGCAATGCTCTTGATGGTGTTGACGTCCTTGAGGAAAAAGATGATTCTGAGGTCGTAAGGGACGTTGAGGCGCCGATCGTGAAGCTCGTGAACGGCATTTTCGTTAATGCTATCAAATCAGGCGCCAGCGATATCCATATTGAGCCCTATGAGAACTCCCTGAGAGTACGATACCGTGTAGACGGCGTTATGTACACGGTCATGAACCTTCCGACCAAGATCAAGGCTGCTCTTACTTCACGAATCAAGATCATGTCCAAACTTGATATTGCAGAGCGCAGGCTTCCGCAGGACGGCAGGATCAAGCTCAAGCTGGGGAAGAAACGGGAGATCGATTTCCGCGTATCGGTCCTTCCCTGCCTGTTCGGCGAAAAGACGGTTCTCAGACTTCTTGACAAGGCCAACCTGCAGGTCGATCTCACGAAGCTGGGCTTTGAGGTTGCTGCCATGGATGACTTCATGGAAGCCCTCAATAAACCGTATGGCATGATCCTGGTGACCGGCCCTACGGGCAGCGGAAAGACCACGACCCTTTATTCTGCCTTGAGCTATCTCAATAAAGCTGACACGAATATCATGACTGCCGAAGATCCGGTCGAGTTCAATTTCATGGGCATCAACCAGGTGCAGATGAAGGAAGAAATAGGCCTGACCTTTGCCGCAGCATTGAGATCATTCCTCCGGCAGGACCCTGACATCATCATGGTCGGTGAGATCCGGGACTTCGAGACCGCTGAGATCGGCGTCAAGGCGGCTCTGACAGGACATCTGGTGCTGAGTACGCTTCATACGAACGATGCTCCGGGTACGATAAGCAGACTTTTGAATATGGGTATTGAGCCTTTCCTTGTTTCGTCCGCCGTTATTATCATTGTTGCCCAGAGGCTTGCAAGAAGGATCTGCGCCAGCTGTAAGGCAGAAGATCCTGTCCCTGCGCTGGCACTGACAAAGGTCGGTTATACGGAGGACGAGGCAAAGACCATGAAGGTCTTTAAAGGCAAAGGCTGCCCGGCCTGTAATAATACCGGGTACAAGGGCAGAGTTGCGCTGTATGAGGTAATGCTTCTCAAGGATGAGATCAAGGAACTTGTCCTTGAAGGAGCATCTTCTGCGGAGATAAAAAAGGCTGCAATCCGCCTCGGCATGAAGTCATTAAGAATGAGCGGCATGACAAAGATCGTAGAAGGCGTAACGACGATAGAAGAAGTCTTGCGTGTCACCTTCGGAGATTAAAGGAGACCTGAATGGCAACAATTTATGACCTGCTGAAAGTCATGATAGAGAAAGGAGCATCTGACCTTCATATTACGACTGCAAGCCCTCCGAGACTGAGGATCGACGGGAAACTGATCCCCCTTGATCATCCGACTCTTACGCCTGTTGAGACAAAGACATTGGCGTACAGCATTCTGACGGATGCCCAGAAACATAAGTTTGAAGAGAATAACGAGCTTGACCTTTCATTCGGGGTGAAAGGACTGAGCAGATTCAGGGGGAACATCTTCATGCAGAGGGGCGCTGTTGCCGGAGCGTTCAGGACCATTCCCTTCGAGATAAAGACCTTCCAGGACCTGGGTCTCCCTGAGGTGGTGAATGACCTGGTTAAAAGGCCGAGGGGCCTTATTCTTTGCACTGGACCTACTGGCAGCGGTAAATCGACGACCCTTGCAGCCATGGTCGACAGGATAAACTCGGAACGCTATGATCATATCATTACGGTTGAAGATCCGATCGAATATCTGCATGGACACAAAAAATGTCTGATCAATCAGAGGGAGGTCCATGCTGACACTGCCTCATTCAAG
Coding sequences within:
- the pilB gene encoding type IV-A pilus assembly ATPase PilB → MAAKLGQILIASSIITEDQLKQALNAQKREGGRLGTNLVKLGFITEEKLVAFLSKQYGVPAINLSDYKIDSAVLKLVPADMAKKYLIMPVARVGATLTIAMADPSNVFAIDDVKFMTGYNVEVVVSSESAIIGGITTCYLGKGENVLATSGASQKAAATTNAILQAKDYTFTEADLAAGADFGGTDDGPQVSVEDFDSIVGNALDGVDVLEEKDDSEVVRDVEAPIVKLVNGIFVNAIKSGASDIHIEPYENSLRVRYRVDGVMYTVMNLPTKIKAALTSRIKIMSKLDIAERRLPQDGRIKLKLGKKREIDFRVSVLPCLFGEKTVLRLLDKANLQVDLTKLGFEVAAMDDFMEALNKPYGMILVTGPTGSGKTTTLYSALSYLNKADTNIMTAEDPVEFNFMGINQVQMKEEIGLTFAAALRSFLRQDPDIIMVGEIRDFETAEIGVKAALTGHLVLSTLHTNDAPGTISRLLNMGIEPFLVSSAVIIIVAQRLARRICASCKAEDPVPALALTKVGYTEDEAKTMKVFKGKGCPACNNTGYKGRVALYEVMLLKDEIKELVLEGASSAEIKKAAIRLGMKSLRMSGMTKIVEGVTTIEEVLRVTFGD
- a CDS encoding type IV pilus twitching motility protein PilT, which produces MATIYDLLKVMIEKGASDLHITTASPPRLRIDGKLIPLDHPTLTPVETKTLAYSILTDAQKHKFEENNELDLSFGVKGLSRFRGNIFMQRGAVAGAFRTIPFEIKTFQDLGLPEVVNDLVKRPRGLILCTGPTGSGKSTTLAAMVDRINSERYDHIITVEDPIEYLHGHKKCLINQREVHADTASFKAALRYILRQDPDVVLIGEMRDLETIEAALTVAETGHLTLATLHTNSAVQTMNRIIDVFPPHQQEQIRVQLSFVLEGVLSQQLIAKKSGKGRALAIELLVPNAAIRNLIREDKIHQVYSMMQTGQGKFGMQTMNQSLIELYTKGHIAYEDAIARSSVPEEIIQMLQRLSSSPSARGRQ